The sequence below is a genomic window from Sulfuracidifex metallicus DSM 6482 = JCM 9184.
GAATCTCTAATTAAATTTCTATCTGAAGTGAAGGCTTCTAGAATTTACACTCTTTATTCCTCATTGTCAGACGAGGACGCTATTCTTGCTGAGTTGAAAAACATTGGCCTTTGTATCAAGACTAAACGTGAAAAACAAATAGGATTGGAAACACTCTTCGGTATAGAGCTAGTGAAATGCTTAGGGTAATAGTTGTAGAACCAGAAGGCGATTATAACCTTGGTTTCATCGCTCGCCTATGTAAGAACTTCAAGGTAGATGAGTTAGTTATAGTTAATCCAATTGCAAGTATAGAGAATGCTAAACCTTTTGCCGCTAAAGGTATAGATTTCCTAGAGAATAAAACTAGAGTCGTTTTCTCTTATAATGAAGCATTGAAAGATTTAGATCTAACCATAGCAACATCAAGTATAGCTGACATAGAAAAGGATATGTTGAGGAGATCTATAAAACCTTGGGAAATTCACGATTTCATTTTAAACGTAAAAAATGCAGGCATAATCTTTGGAAGGGAAAGCGTGGGTCTTACGCGAGAAGAAATAATGAAGGCAGATTTATTGTTGCATATCCCAGCAAATCCAGAATATCCAGTTCTTAATCTATCTCATGCAATTGGAATAGTACTTTATGAAATCTATAATCACGGAAAAAGAGGTACTAGTGGACCTCCTATAAATGGAAAGTATGTGAAGCTTATTGATAGATATGTGAGGACAATCTATGAACTCGTTAAGCCTTCAGACGAAAGTATAGAAATGTATGTTGCAATGAGACGAACTTTAGTCGGAGGTATTAGAGATAATGAGCAAGCTAGAGCTGTGGTCCATTTCCTGAGAAAACTTTATGTTACTCTAGTATATAGTGGTGAAGATAAATAGGGGAATGAAATGTCTTCGAAGGGAACAGCAGTCAAAGATAAATGGAAAATGAAAAAATGGTTCACACTCATAGCTCCTAAAATGTTTGGAGAGGTTCCTCTTGGATCTACGCCAGCTTCAGATTCTGGCTACGTACCTAAGAGGAAAGTTGAAACTACACTTTATGATCTAACTGGTGACTTTAGCTTAGTTCATATACACGTTTACTTCCAAGCTGCTACAGTAAATGGAGATAAGGTTTTCACTAGATTTTATGGGCATGAGTTGTCCAGGGACTATACTAGGTCTCTAATAAGAAGGAAAAGTTCCAAAATAAATGCCATAGTAGATGTAACCACAAAAGACGGATATCAAATGAGAATCAAAAGTCTGGCACTAACTACATATAAATGCCATCGTTCTCAGATGAGCGAGATAAGGAAAATAATGGCAGATTTGATAGTCAAAGAAGCCTCAGAGATGACCTTTGACGATTTAGTGCAAGCTGTAGTATTTGGTAAAATGTCAAATGATTTATTTGAAGCTAGTAAGAAGATATATCCGTTGAGGAAGGTTGAGATAGAGAAAACGAAACTCCTTAAAGTGCCAGAAAAGCAACCTCTATTAAATGAAAGCGTTACTCCTAGCAGCGGGTAAAGGAGAAAGACTTCAGCCTATAACTGAGACTAGGTCTAAACCTCTAGTTCCAATTTTAGATAAACCTTTACTCTTATGGCATTTGGAGAACCTAGAGAGAGTCGTAGATAAAATTTACATTGTCATAAGAAAGGAGGACAGGGAGACTATTTCTTCTTTAGTAAATGGACACAAAGTTTCTATAATTGAACAGAAGGAGGGAGTCGGAGGTACAGGGACAGCATTTTCATCTGCATTATCTATTCTTAACGGGGATAATTTCTTATTAATTTATGGGGATATTTTTTATGATTTTTCTCTTCTTTCTCAGATAGTTAGTTATCAAGATAATATTATTGTAGGTAAAGAGGTAGGAAATCCTAGAGATTTCGGAGTTCTTAAAATGAGCAATAATTATCTAGATGGAATAATAGAAAAACCAGATTCACCTCCTTCTAATTTGATAAACGCTGGAATATATAAGCTATCTTCAGATATAGCGACTTTTGTAGATAAAGTGAAGATATCATCAAGAGGGGAGATCGAGTTTACTGATATTATAAACGTAGCAATTAAGGAAAACTACAAAGTTAATGTCATAACATACAAAGGATTTTGGATCGATATAGGTAAACCTTGGCATTTGCTAGAGGCGAACAATTTTGCTCTTAGCCTTGCAAATCCTAACATTAAGGGAGAAATTGAAGAAGATGTTAGGATCAAGGGTAAAGTAATAGTAGAGGAAGGCGCATTAATAAAATCTGGTTCCTATATCGAAGGACCAGCATACATAGGAAAAGGAGCCACTGTAGGTCCAAACACTTACCTTAGAGAAGGTACCGTTTTAGGCAAAAATACGAAAGCAGGTTCAGCTGTAGAGATAAAAAATTCTATAGTCATGGAAGATTCTAAAATACCTCACTTAAGTTACGTTGGAGATAGCGTAATATGTGAGGACGTTAATTTAGGTGCAGGAACCCTAGTTGCAAACCTTAGATTTGACGAGAATCATGTTAAAATGAGAATAAAAGGAAAGCTAGAAGACTCTGGCAGGAAAAAGTTAGGTACAGTAATAGGTGGTCATTCAAGAATAGGGATTAACGTTACTATTCTGCCTGGAGTAAAAATAGGCTCTTATGCTAGAATATATCCTGGTGCAGTGGTAAACAGAGACGTAAACAAAGGAGAATTCTTTAGGACTTAGCCGTGGTTGAAACGATTTTTATTACGTCATTTGTTTTTAATTTATAATCTTCACTTACCCTCATCTTCTTTCTAGCATCTATAGCGAAGAGAAATCCCTTAGCTAGTTCTGTATGAATTTCGCCTGCTAGATCCTTAGGAGTAGATCCATTTTTTATGAGTAAGGCATCAGGGAGAATATTTCCGTTTTTATCTGTAAGTTTCTTTTCGTCCTCAACAGGATAAACCACTATCATCCCAAGTCCCTCAAAAACAGCCATATTTATAGCGTCTTGAACTCCAGTGGAACCATAAACATCCAAGACTTTAGACTTTATGAACTCAAGAGCTTCCTTCTGTTTTTGATTTAAGGTACCTTTTATTTCAAAATTATTCTCACCAGGTATATACTTTATTATGTCAGCTTTTGCAGCTTTCCTTAGAGCTAGTTCTGAATTAGCGCTTACTGGGACAACCATTTTATATTTTTCTTTCAATTTTTTAATATTCTCTTTAGATATTGGTATATCTGACTTATTTGCAGCTATAACTATCGGTTTTGATATCTGTCTCAATGTTTTACTAAATCTTCTTAGATCTTCTTCAGTCCATTGCATTAGTTTTGTACTTTCTAGGTTGGAAACTTTTAGGGCTTCAATTATCTGTAATTTATTTATTGAAAGTCCAGACAACTTGGCTAGAAGCGATTCTACATAATCTTTACCTGCTAGATCAGCTGTCCTAGCAAATTTGCTCCAATCTTTATTAATAATTGAAAAGAACCACTCATCCATCTCTTTTTCTATGAAAGCGATATCCTCTTCAGGATCTCTAGTACCAGGCTCAATTGGCATACCTTCCTCATTTGTAGATCCACTTGCATCTATTACATGTATTAGAACGTCAGCTTTTCTTAAATCATCCAGGAATTTGTTTCCTAACCCTCTACCTTCATGGGCACCTGGAATTAGTCCTGCTACATCTACAATCTTTACTGGAATGAATCTGTAGTCTTCTATACATATTGAATTTCTAGGATTGCATTTTACTCCGAATTCTATGTGAACACATTTTGATTTAACGTATCCCATTCCCACGTTTGGATCAATAGTAACGAAAGGTCTATTGGCTATTTCAGCTTCTGCCATAGTTGAAGCTGAAAAGAACGTACTTTTCCCAACGTTGGTTTTCCCGATTAGACCAATAGTTATCATTAAAGAGTGGATTAGAGGACACATTTATTAAGTAGATGTGACGAACTTTTCAAGTAGAATCAAACATGGCTACGTCGTTTTACAGTTTCATAGAAGAAACATGGCAAAAGGAGGAATGGCAGAAACAAGTTGTAAAACCTAGGCTGATAGAATGGAGGAGACAGCCATCTATAATGAGGATAGAACATCCAACTAGGCTAAATAGAGCTAGAGCTTTAGGTTACAAGGCTAAGCAAGGCTTTGTTGTAGTACGAGTTAAAGTTAGAAGGGGAGGATCCAATAAAATTAGACCTAATTCAGGAAGAAGACCTAAGAGAATGGGTGTATATGGCTATTCTCCATCTAAGGGCTACAGATGGATAGCAGAAGAGAAAGTAGCTAGAAAATATCCTAATCTAGAAATCTTAGGAAGTTACATGGTTGCGAAGGACGCTTTATATAAATATTATGAAGTGATTGCAGTAGATCCTAACCACCCAGTGATAAAATCGGATCTAAACCTTTCTTGGCTAAGTAATCCCTCTAATAGGGGCAGAGTATTCAGAGGGCTCACCTCAGCAGGTAAGAAAGCTAGGGGACTTAGAAAAGCTAGAGGTATAAGCGGAACCGTCAATTATAAGTGGAAGAGGAAGCAGATTGAGCGCGAACAAAGAAAGAGGCATGAAGGTACCAAGTTCAATAGAATACAGCGCTTTGAGAAGATACCTGGAAAGTGAGGAAATGAAAATATCTTTGCTTACAATATCAGTTTTTTGTCATGAAACCGAAGACCTTGGAAAAATAAGGAAATCTATAGAACTTGTTATTCCTTCAGCTGTAGAAGGGGAGATTAGATCTGATCAAGTTAAAGGTCATTTTGGCAATTACATTACTTTGCTAGAATAT
It includes:
- the trmJ gene encoding tRNA (cytidine-2'-O-)-methyltransferase TrmJ codes for the protein MLRVIVVEPEGDYNLGFIARLCKNFKVDELVIVNPIASIENAKPFAAKGIDFLENKTRVVFSYNEALKDLDLTIATSSIADIEKDMLRRSIKPWEIHDFILNVKNAGIIFGRESVGLTREEIMKADLLLHIPANPEYPVLNLSHAIGIVLYEIYNHGKRGTSGPPINGKYVKLIDRYVRTIYELVKPSDESIEMYVAMRRTLVGGIRDNEQARAVVHFLRKLYVTLVYSGEDK
- a CDS encoding 30S ribosomal protein S3ae, coding for MSSKGTAVKDKWKMKKWFTLIAPKMFGEVPLGSTPASDSGYVPKRKVETTLYDLTGDFSLVHIHVYFQAATVNGDKVFTRFYGHELSRDYTRSLIRRKSSKINAIVDVTTKDGYQMRIKSLALTTYKCHRSQMSEIRKIMADLIVKEASEMTFDDLVQAVVFGKMSNDLFEASKKIYPLRKVEIEKTKLLKVPEKQPLLNESVTPSSG
- the spn gene encoding bifunctional sugar-1-phosphate nucleotidylyltransferase/acetyltransferase, which codes for MKALLLAAGKGERLQPITETRSKPLVPILDKPLLLWHLENLERVVDKIYIVIRKEDRETISSLVNGHKVSIIEQKEGVGGTGTAFSSALSILNGDNFLLIYGDIFYDFSLLSQIVSYQDNIIVGKEVGNPRDFGVLKMSNNYLDGIIEKPDSPPSNLINAGIYKLSSDIATFVDKVKISSRGEIEFTDIINVAIKENYKVNVITYKGFWIDIGKPWHLLEANNFALSLANPNIKGEIEEDVRIKGKVIVEEGALIKSGSYIEGPAYIGKGATVGPNTYLREGTVLGKNTKAGSAVEIKNSIVMEDSKIPHLSYVGDSVICEDVNLGAGTLVANLRFDENHVKMRIKGKLEDSGRKKLGTVIGGHSRIGINVTILPGVKIGSYARIYPGAVVNRDVNKGEFFRT
- a CDS encoding redox-regulated ATPase YchF, with amino-acid sequence MITIGLIGKTNVGKSTFFSASTMAEAEIANRPFVTIDPNVGMGYVKSKCVHIEFGVKCNPRNSICIEDYRFIPVKIVDVAGLIPGAHEGRGLGNKFLDDLRKADVLIHVIDASGSTNEEGMPIEPGTRDPEEDIAFIEKEMDEWFFSIINKDWSKFARTADLAGKDYVESLLAKLSGLSINKLQIIEALKVSNLESTKLMQWTEEDLRRFSKTLRQISKPIVIAANKSDIPISKENIKKLKEKYKMVVPVSANSELALRKAAKADIIKYIPGENNFEIKGTLNQKQKEALEFIKSKVLDVYGSTGVQDAINMAVFEGLGMIVVYPVEDEKKLTDKNGNILPDALLIKNGSTPKDLAGEIHTELAKGFLFAIDARKKMRVSEDYKLKTNDVIKIVSTTAKS
- a CDS encoding 50S ribosomal protein L15e; protein product: MATSFYSFIEETWQKEEWQKQVVKPRLIEWRRQPSIMRIEHPTRLNRARALGYKAKQGFVVVRVKVRRGGSNKIRPNSGRRPKRMGVYGYSPSKGYRWIAEEKVARKYPNLEILGSYMVAKDALYKYYEVIAVDPNHPVIKSDLNLSWLSNPSNRGRVFRGLTSAGKKARGLRKARGISGTVNYKWKRKQIEREQRKRHEGTKFNRIQRFEKIPGK